One Pectobacterium colocasium DNA segment encodes these proteins:
- the carB gene encoding carbamoyl-phosphate synthase large subunit — protein sequence MPKRTDIKSILILGAGPIVIGQACEFDYSGAQACKALREEGYRVILVNSNPATIMTDPEMADATYIEPINWEVVRKIIEKERPDAVLPTMGGQTALNCALELERQGVLAEFGVTMIGATADAIDKAEDRRRFDVAMKKIGLDTARSGIAHTMEEALAVAADVGFPCIIRPSFTMGGTGGGIAYNREEFEEICERGLDLSPTKELLIDESLIGWKEYEMEVVRDKNDNCIIVCSIENFDAMGIHTGDSITVAPAQTLTDKEYQIMRNASMAVLREIGVETGGSNVQFSVNPKTGRLIVIEMNPRVSRSSALASKATGFPIAKIAAKLAVGYTLDELMNDITGGRTPASFEPAIDYVVTKIPRFNFEKFAGANDRLTTQMKSVGEVMAIGRTQQESLQKALRGLEVGATGFDPKVDLDDPEALTKIRRELKDAGAERIWYIADAFRAGMSVDGVFNLTNVDRWFLVQIEELVRLEEQVAEKGATALDAEFLRMLKRKGFADARLAKLAGVAESEIRKLRDKFDLHPVYKRVDTCAAEFATDTAYMYSTYEEECEANPSQDRDKIIVLGGGPNRIGQGIEFDYCCVHASLALREDGYETIMVNCNPETVSTDYDTSDRLYFEPVTFEDVLEIVRIEKPKGVIVQYGGQTPLKLARALEAAGVPVIGTSPDAIDRAEDRERFQQAVNRLGLKQPANATVATIEQAVEKARGIGYPLVVRPSYVLGGRAMEIVYDEIDLRRYFQTAVSVSNDAPVLLDRFLDDAIEVDVDAICDGERVLIGGIMEHIEQAGVHSGDSACSLPAYTLSKEIQDVMRQQVEKLAFELCVRGLMNVQFAVKDNEVYLIEVNPRAARTVPFVSKATGVPLAKVAARVMAGKTLAEQGVTKEIIPPYYSVKEVVLPFNKFPGVDPILGPEMRSTGEVMGVGRTFAEAFAKAMLGSNSHMKKTGRALLSVREGDKARVVDLAAKLLKHGFELDATHGTAIELGEAGINPRLVNKVHEGRPHIQDRIKNGEYTYIVNTTAGRQAIEDSKLIRRSALQYKVHYDTTLNGGFATAMSLTADPTEKVTSVQEMHAMIKG from the coding sequence ATGCCAAAACGTACAGATATTAAAAGCATCCTGATTCTGGGCGCCGGCCCGATTGTTATCGGCCAGGCGTGTGAGTTTGACTACTCGGGTGCACAAGCCTGTAAAGCGCTGCGTGAAGAGGGCTACCGCGTTATTCTGGTGAACTCGAACCCGGCAACCATCATGACTGACCCGGAAATGGCCGATGCGACCTACATCGAGCCGATTAACTGGGAAGTGGTGCGTAAAATCATTGAAAAAGAGCGTCCAGACGCGGTGCTGCCAACGATGGGCGGCCAGACCGCGCTGAACTGTGCGCTGGAGCTGGAACGTCAGGGCGTGCTGGCCGAGTTCGGCGTCACCATGATTGGTGCAACGGCGGATGCCATTGATAAAGCAGAAGATCGCCGCCGTTTTGACGTCGCGATGAAAAAGATTGGTCTGGACACCGCGCGTTCCGGTATTGCGCACACGATGGAAGAAGCACTAGCCGTGGCGGCTGATGTGGGCTTCCCGTGCATCATCCGTCCTTCCTTCACGATGGGCGGCACTGGTGGCGGTATCGCGTACAACCGCGAAGAGTTTGAAGAGATCTGCGAACGCGGGCTGGATCTTTCGCCAACCAAAGAGCTGCTGATTGATGAATCGCTGATCGGTTGGAAAGAGTACGAGATGGAAGTGGTGCGTGATAAGAACGACAACTGCATCATCGTCTGCTCCATCGAAAACTTCGATGCGATGGGGATCCACACCGGAGACTCCATCACCGTCGCGCCTGCACAAACGCTGACCGATAAAGAATATCAAATCATGCGTAACGCCTCGATGGCGGTACTGCGTGAAATCGGCGTAGAAACTGGTGGTTCTAACGTCCAGTTCTCGGTGAACCCGAAAACCGGTCGTCTGATTGTTATCGAAATGAACCCGCGCGTATCGCGTTCTTCCGCACTGGCTTCTAAAGCGACGGGCTTCCCGATTGCAAAAATCGCAGCCAAGCTGGCGGTGGGCTACACGCTTGATGAACTGATGAACGATATCACCGGTGGCCGTACCCCAGCGTCCTTCGAACCGGCTATCGACTACGTTGTCACCAAGATCCCACGTTTCAACTTCGAAAAATTCGCCGGTGCCAACGACCGTTTGACCACGCAGATGAAATCTGTGGGTGAAGTGATGGCGATTGGTCGCACACAGCAGGAATCCCTGCAAAAAGCGCTGCGTGGGCTGGAAGTGGGGGCAACGGGCTTCGATCCGAAAGTGGATTTAGACGACCCAGAAGCGCTGACCAAAATTCGCCGCGAGCTGAAAGATGCGGGTGCCGAGCGTATCTGGTACATCGCCGATGCCTTCCGTGCAGGGATGTCGGTCGATGGTGTCTTTAACCTGACTAACGTCGATCGCTGGTTCCTGGTGCAAATTGAAGAGCTGGTACGTCTGGAAGAGCAAGTGGCAGAAAAAGGCGCCACCGCGCTGGATGCCGAGTTCCTGCGTATGCTGAAGCGTAAAGGCTTTGCCGATGCGCGTCTGGCGAAACTGGCTGGCGTGGCGGAAAGCGAAATTCGCAAGCTGCGCGATAAGTTCGACCTGCACCCGGTGTACAAGCGTGTTGATACCTGTGCGGCAGAATTCGCGACCGACACGGCTTACATGTACTCCACGTATGAAGAAGAGTGTGAAGCTAATCCGAGTCAGGACCGTGACAAAATCATCGTACTGGGCGGCGGACCAAACCGTATCGGTCAAGGGATCGAATTTGACTACTGCTGCGTCCACGCTTCTCTGGCGCTGCGTGAAGATGGCTATGAAACCATCATGGTCAACTGTAACCCGGAAACTGTTTCAACCGACTATGACACATCTGACCGTCTGTACTTCGAGCCGGTAACGTTTGAAGACGTGCTGGAAATTGTCCGTATCGAGAAGCCAAAAGGCGTTATCGTGCAGTACGGTGGTCAGACGCCGCTGAAACTGGCGCGCGCGCTGGAAGCGGCGGGTGTGCCTGTTATCGGTACTAGCCCGGACGCGATTGACCGTGCAGAAGACCGTGAGCGTTTCCAACAGGCTGTTAACCGTCTGGGGCTGAAGCAGCCTGCTAACGCGACGGTAGCGACGATTGAGCAGGCGGTAGAAAAAGCCCGTGGCATCGGTTACCCGCTGGTTGTGCGTCCTTCTTATGTTCTGGGCGGCCGCGCGATGGAAATCGTGTATGACGAAATTGACCTGCGTCGTTACTTCCAGACCGCCGTTAGCGTGTCCAACGATGCGCCGGTGCTGTTAGACCGCTTCCTTGACGATGCCATCGAAGTCGATGTCGATGCGATCTGTGACGGTGAACGTGTACTGATTGGCGGCATTATGGAGCACATCGAGCAGGCTGGGGTTCACTCCGGTGACTCGGCGTGTTCACTGCCAGCCTACACGCTGAGCAAAGAGATTCAGGACGTGATGCGTCAGCAGGTTGAAAAACTGGCGTTTGAACTCTGCGTTCGCGGCCTGATGAACGTGCAGTTTGCGGTGAAGGATAATGAAGTTTATCTGATTGAAGTGAACCCGCGTGCGGCGCGTACTGTACCGTTTGTCTCGAAAGCGACTGGCGTTCCGCTGGCGAAAGTCGCGGCACGTGTGATGGCAGGCAAAACGCTGGCTGAGCAGGGCGTCACGAAAGAGATTATCCCGCCGTACTATTCGGTGAAAGAAGTGGTGCTGCCGTTTAACAAATTCCCTGGCGTTGACCCGATTCTGGGGCCAGAAATGCGTTCGACTGGTGAAGTGATGGGCGTTGGCCGCACGTTTGCTGAAGCGTTTGCCAAAGCGATGCTGGGTAGCAACTCGCATATGAAGAAGACTGGACGCGCGCTGCTGTCGGTACGTGAAGGCGATAAGGCTCGTGTGGTCGATCTGGCTGCCAAGCTGCTGAAGCACGGTTTCGAATTGGATGCAACGCACGGCACGGCGATTGAACTGGGTGAAGCGGGTATTAATCCACGTCTGGTGAACAAGGTGCATGAAGGCCGTCCGCACATTCAGGACCGCATCAAGAATGGCGAGTACACCTACATCGTCAACACCACCGCAGGGCGTCAGGCGATTGAAGACTCCAAGCTGATTCGCCGTAGCGCACTGCAATACAAGGTGCATTACGACACCACGCTGAACGGTGGTTTCGCCACGGCAATGTCGTTGACGGCCGATCCGACGGAGAAGGTTACCTCCGTGCAGGAAATGCATGCGATGATTAAAGGCTGA
- the carA gene encoding glutamine-hydrolyzing carbamoyl-phosphate synthase small subunit encodes MIKSALLVLEDGTQFHGRAIGAEGSAVGEVVFNTSMTGYQEILTDPSYSRQIVTLTYPHIGNVGANANDEESPSVQAQGLVIRDLPLIASNYRSEESLSEYLKRNNIVAIADIDTRKLTRLLREKGAQNGCIIAGDAPDATVALEKAKAFPGLKGMDLAKEVTTAESYSWLQGSWTLEGELPAAKNESELPYHVVAYDYGVKRNILRMLVDRGCRLTVVPAQTPAEDVLKLNPDGIFLSNGPGDPEPCDYAIRAIKTFLETDIPVFGICLGHQLLALASGAKTIKMKLGHHGGNHPVKDLDNNCVMITAQNHGFAVDEDNLPDTLRVTHKSLFDHTVQGIHRTDKPAFSFQGHPEASPGPHDAAPLFDHFIDLIQTYRSSAK; translated from the coding sequence TTGATTAAGTCAGCGCTATTGGTTCTGGAAGACGGAACCCAATTCCACGGTCGGGCCATTGGGGCAGAAGGGTCGGCAGTGGGGGAAGTGGTCTTCAATACGTCGATGACCGGTTATCAAGAAATCCTTACTGATCCTTCCTATTCCCGCCAGATTGTCACTCTCACTTATCCCCATATCGGTAATGTCGGCGCCAATGCCAACGATGAAGAATCTCCCTCTGTACAGGCTCAAGGTCTGGTTATTCGCGATTTACCTCTGATTGCCAGCAACTACCGTAGTGAAGAAAGCCTGTCTGAATACCTCAAGCGCAACAACATCGTCGCCATTGCTGATATTGATACCCGTAAACTGACTCGTCTGCTGCGTGAAAAAGGCGCACAGAATGGCTGCATCATCGCGGGCGATGCGCCTGATGCCACTGTCGCGTTGGAGAAAGCGAAAGCCTTCCCTGGGTTGAAGGGAATGGATCTGGCAAAAGAAGTAACGACGGCAGAAAGCTACAGCTGGTTACAGGGAAGCTGGACGCTGGAAGGTGAATTGCCTGCGGCGAAAAACGAAAGCGAACTGCCTTACCACGTTGTGGCGTATGACTACGGTGTGAAACGCAACATTTTGCGTATGCTGGTGGATCGCGGCTGCCGTCTGACGGTGGTTCCGGCGCAGACACCGGCTGAAGATGTGCTGAAGTTGAATCCAGACGGTATTTTCCTTTCTAACGGCCCGGGCGACCCTGAGCCGTGTGACTACGCAATTCGCGCGATCAAAACCTTTCTGGAAACGGATATTCCGGTATTCGGTATCTGCCTGGGTCACCAACTGCTGGCGCTGGCGAGCGGTGCGAAGACCATCAAAATGAAGCTGGGTCACCACGGCGGCAACCATCCGGTAAAAGATCTGGATAACAACTGCGTGATGATTACCGCGCAGAACCACGGCTTTGCGGTGGATGAAGATAATCTGCCTGACACGCTGCGCGTCACGCACAAATCCCTGTTTGACCACACGGTTCAGGGGATTCACCGCACGGATAAGCCAGCGTTCAGCTTCCAGGGGCACCCAGAAGCGAGCCCAGGCCCGCATGATGCTGCGCCGCTGTTCGACCACTTTATTGACTTGATTCAGACTTACCGTTCTTCCGCTAAATAA
- the dapB gene encoding 4-hydroxy-tetrahydrodipicolinate reductase: MKDSSIRIAVVGAGGRMGRQLIQAIEQMDGVVLGAALERSGSSLLGSDAGELAGLGKSGITVNESLDVVQNDFDILIDFTRPEGTLAHLAFCRQHRKGMIIGTTGFDDAGKAAIKQAAQDIGIVFAANFSVGVNVMLKLLEKAAKVMGDYTDIEIIEAHHRHKVDAPSGTALAMGEAIADALGRDLKSCAVYAREGHTGERDPKSIGFATVRAGDIVGEHTAMFADIGERVEITHKASSRMTFANGAVRAAIWISSKESGLFDMRDVLSLDDL, from the coding sequence ATGAAGGATTCATCCATCCGTATTGCGGTTGTAGGTGCGGGCGGCCGCATGGGGCGTCAGCTGATTCAGGCCATCGAGCAAATGGACGGCGTGGTATTGGGCGCGGCGCTGGAACGTTCTGGTTCGTCTCTGCTCGGCAGCGATGCTGGTGAACTCGCCGGGTTAGGTAAAAGCGGTATTACCGTGAATGAAAGCCTGGATGTCGTGCAGAATGATTTCGATATTTTGATCGATTTCACTCGCCCGGAAGGCACATTAGCGCATCTGGCCTTTTGCCGTCAGCACCGTAAGGGCATGATTATTGGGACAACCGGTTTTGATGACGCAGGGAAGGCGGCGATTAAGCAGGCTGCACAGGATATCGGGATTGTGTTTGCAGCGAACTTCAGCGTTGGCGTCAATGTCATGCTGAAGCTGCTGGAAAAAGCGGCGAAGGTCATGGGCGATTATACTGATATCGAAATCATTGAAGCACATCACCGGCACAAGGTGGATGCGCCGTCTGGCACCGCGCTGGCAATGGGCGAAGCGATTGCCGATGCGCTGGGGCGCGATCTGAAATCCTGTGCGGTGTATGCGCGTGAAGGTCATACCGGCGAACGCGATCCGAAAAGTATTGGTTTTGCGACCGTGCGGGCTGGCGATATTGTCGGTGAACATACGGCGATGTTTGCGGATATTGGCGAGCGTGTTGAGATTACCCATAAGGCATCCAGCCGTATGACGTTTGCCAATGGTGCAGTAAGAGCGGCTATCTGGATTAGTTCGAAAGAAAGTGGTCTTTTTGATATGAGAGATGTGCTTTCTCTGGATGATTTATAG
- the ispH gene encoding 4-hydroxy-3-methylbut-2-enyl diphosphate reductase: MQILLANPRGFCAGVDRAISIVERALELFGTPIYVRHEVVHNRYVVNGLRERGAIFIEQIEDVPDGAILIFSAHGVSQAVRNEAKSRDLTVFDATCPLVTKVHMEVARASKKGVEAILIGHAGHPEVEGTMGQYSNADGGMYLVESPEDVWQLQVKDESNLCFMTQTTLSVDDTYAVIDALRERFPQIVGPRKDDICYATTNRQEAVRHLSDKADVVFVVGSKNSSNSNRLAELAQRAGKAAYLIDSAEDIQESWVEGASHVGVTAGASAPDILVQQVIQRLKALGGKVAVEMQGREENIVFEVPKELRVEVKQVD, translated from the coding sequence ATGCAGATCCTGCTGGCTAATCCACGCGGCTTTTGTGCCGGTGTCGATCGTGCTATCAGCATTGTGGAACGCGCGTTAGAGCTGTTTGGTACGCCGATCTACGTCCGTCATGAAGTGGTACATAACCGCTATGTGGTTAACGGATTGCGCGAACGTGGTGCCATTTTTATTGAGCAGATTGAAGACGTGCCGGACGGCGCGATTCTGATTTTCTCGGCACATGGCGTTTCGCAAGCGGTACGCAATGAAGCAAAAAGCCGTGACCTGACGGTATTCGATGCCACCTGTCCGCTGGTGACCAAAGTACATATGGAAGTGGCCAGAGCCAGTAAGAAAGGTGTAGAAGCGATTCTTATTGGGCATGCCGGACACCCTGAAGTTGAAGGGACGATGGGTCAGTACAGCAATGCGGATGGTGGCATGTATCTGGTGGAATCCCCCGAGGATGTCTGGCAGCTACAGGTAAAAGACGAAAGCAACCTGTGCTTTATGACGCAAACCACGCTTTCTGTTGATGATACCTATGCGGTGATTGATGCGTTACGTGAGCGTTTTCCGCAGATCGTCGGCCCGCGTAAAGATGATATCTGCTATGCCACGACCAATCGTCAGGAAGCCGTTCGCCATTTGTCGGATAAGGCGGATGTCGTGTTTGTTGTGGGGTCTAAAAATTCCTCAAACTCTAACCGTCTTGCTGAATTGGCACAGAGAGCGGGGAAAGCGGCTTATCTGATTGATTCAGCCGAAGATATCCAGGAGTCATGGGTAGAGGGCGCTTCGCATGTTGGGGTAACCGCAGGCGCATCCGCACCGGATATCCTGGTACAACAGGTGATTCAGCGCCTGAAAGCATTAGGCGGCAAGGTTGCCGTTGAAATGCAGGGGCGTGAAGAAAACATCGTCTTTGAAGTGCCGAAAGAGCTGCGTGTTGAAGTCAAACAGGTAGATTAA
- the fkpB gene encoding FKBP-type peptidyl-prolyl cis-trans isomerase, with product MSETVQHNSALLVHFILTLEDGSIAESTRERGKPALFRLGDSSLSDALEQNLLGLKRGDKRKFTLPPESAFGPTNPNLIQFFLRRDFAQTGVPDVGTIMLFSGVAGNDMPGIIRDVTEESVTVDFNHPLSGQAITFDLDVLDIDPVQQEVSHADPAG from the coding sequence ATGTCCGAGACTGTGCAGCACAACAGCGCGCTGCTGGTGCATTTTATTCTCACGCTGGAGGATGGCTCCATTGCCGAGTCTACGCGTGAGCGCGGCAAACCAGCGCTGTTCCGCCTTGGCGATAGCAGCCTGTCTGATGCGCTGGAACAAAACCTGTTGGGATTGAAGCGTGGCGATAAACGCAAGTTTACGCTGCCGCCGGAGTCGGCCTTTGGGCCGACCAATCCGAACCTGATCCAATTCTTCCTGCGTCGTGATTTCGCTCAGACCGGTGTGCCGGATGTGGGCACCATCATGCTGTTCAGTGGTGTTGCCGGAAATGATATGCCGGGGATTATCCGTGATGTGACCGAGGAATCGGTCACTGTGGATTTCAATCACCCTCTATCCGGTCAGGCGATTACCTTCGATCTCGACGTGCTGGATATCGATCCCGTACAACAGGAGGTGTCCCATGCAGATCCTGCTGGCTAA
- the lspA gene encoding signal peptidase II produces the protein MMNKICSSGLRWLWLAILVLVIDLGSKQWILAHFALGDTVPVMPSLNLHYARNYGAAFSFLADKGGWQRWFFAGIAIAIVVALLVMMYRGSVKHRLNNIAYSLIIGGALGNLFDRTWHGFVVDFIDFYVGDWHFATFNLADTAICIGAALIVLEGFFSTHDDTDTVKQKGH, from the coding sequence CTGATGAATAAAATCTGTTCGAGTGGACTGCGCTGGCTCTGGCTAGCGATACTGGTTTTAGTTATCGATCTTGGCAGCAAGCAGTGGATCCTTGCCCACTTTGCGCTGGGGGATACGGTGCCAGTAATGCCTTCTCTGAATCTGCATTACGCCCGTAACTACGGCGCAGCGTTCAGCTTCCTGGCGGATAAAGGCGGCTGGCAACGCTGGTTCTTTGCTGGTATCGCGATTGCTATCGTGGTGGCGCTGCTGGTGATGATGTATCGCGGTAGCGTCAAACACAGGCTGAATAACATTGCGTATTCGCTGATTATCGGCGGCGCATTGGGCAATCTGTTTGATCGGACATGGCATGGGTTTGTCGTCGATTTCATCGACTTCTATGTCGGTGACTGGCACTTTGCCACGTTTAACCTGGCCGATACCGCCATCTGTATTGGAGCAGCGCTCATCGTACTGGAAGGGTTTTTCAGTACGCATGATGATACTGATACCGTTAAGCAAAAGGGTCACTGA
- the ileS gene encoding isoleucine--tRNA ligase, which produces MSDYKTTLNLPETGFPMRGDLAKREPDMLKRWYEQDLYGIIRNAKKGKKTFILHDGPPYANGSIHIGHSVNKILKDIIVKSKGLSGYDSPYVPGWDCHGLPIELKVEQLVGKPGEKVSAAEFRAECRKYAAEQVAGQKADFIRLGVLGDWDRPYLTMDFKTEANIIRALGRIIENGHLHKGAKPVHWCADCGSALAEAEVEYYDKTSPSIDVAFNASDVAAVLAKFGVSSVDGPVSLVIWTTTPWTLPANRAISLNAEFDYQLVQIDGQALILAADLVESVMKRVGVTQWSVLGDCKGADLELLRFKHPFLNFDVPAILGEHVTLDAGTGAVHTAGGHGPDDYVISQKYNLEIANPVGPNGCYLSGTYPELDGKFVFKANDLIVEILREKGMLLHVEKLQHSYPCCWRHKSPIIFRATPQWFVSMDQKGLRKQSLSEIKGVQWIPDWGQARIEAMVANRPDWCISRQRTWGVPMSLFVHKETEELHPRTAELIEAVAKRVEADGIQAWWDLDPADVLGADADNYVKVPDTLDVWFDSGSTHASVVDVRPEFGGHAADMYLEGSDQHRGWFMSSLMISTAIKGKAPYRQVLTHGFTVDGQGRKMSKSIGNTVSPQDVMNKLGADILRLWIGSTDYSGEIAVSDEILKRSADAYRRIRNTARFLLANLNGFDPQKDSVKPEDMVVLDRWAVGCAKAAQEEILEAYESYDFHRVVQRLMQFCSIEMGSFYLDIIKDRQYTAKSDSVARRSCQTALYHISEALVRWMAPIMSFTADEIWNYLPGERAQYVFTEEWYDGLFSLDSAETMNDAFWADILKVRSEVNKVIEQARHDKRIGGSLEASVTLYADANLAGKLNQLRQELHFALLTSKALVERYENAPDSAQATELTGLKIALSEAEGHKCPRCWHYETDIGSNADHPEVCGRCATNVGGNGEERKFV; this is translated from the coding sequence ATGAGTGACTATAAGACTACCCTGAACTTGCCGGAAACAGGGTTCCCGATGCGTGGCGATCTGGCCAAGCGCGAACCTGACATGCTGAAACGTTGGTATGAGCAGGATCTGTACGGGATTATTCGCAATGCGAAGAAGGGAAAGAAGACTTTCATTCTGCACGATGGCCCTCCGTACGCGAATGGCAGTATTCATATTGGTCACTCAGTTAACAAGATTCTGAAAGATATTATCGTTAAATCGAAAGGCCTGTCTGGCTACGATTCCCCTTATGTGCCGGGCTGGGACTGCCACGGTCTGCCGATTGAGCTGAAAGTAGAGCAGCTGGTCGGTAAGCCGGGCGAGAAAGTCAGCGCTGCGGAATTCCGCGCAGAGTGTCGCAAATATGCGGCAGAGCAGGTTGCTGGTCAGAAAGCCGACTTTATTCGTCTTGGCGTGCTGGGCGACTGGGATCGTCCTTACCTGACGATGGATTTCAAAACCGAAGCGAACATCATTCGTGCGCTGGGTCGCATCATTGAAAATGGTCACCTGCACAAGGGCGCGAAGCCAGTTCACTGGTGTGCGGATTGCGGTTCCGCGCTGGCGGAAGCAGAAGTCGAATATTACGACAAAACCTCTCCATCCATTGATGTGGCGTTTAACGCCAGCGACGTGGCAGCGGTATTAGCCAAGTTTGGTGTGAGTAGCGTAGATGGCCCTGTTTCGCTGGTGATCTGGACGACGACGCCGTGGACGCTGCCAGCAAACCGTGCGATCTCATTGAATGCGGAATTCGATTATCAGCTGGTGCAAATTGACGGTCAGGCGCTGATTCTGGCAGCCGATCTGGTTGAAAGCGTGATGAAGCGCGTCGGCGTGACGCAGTGGAGCGTTCTGGGCGACTGTAAAGGCGCGGATCTTGAGCTGCTGCGTTTCAAACACCCGTTCCTGAACTTCGACGTCCCCGCCATTCTGGGCGAGCACGTGACGCTGGATGCGGGTACCGGTGCGGTGCATACCGCCGGTGGTCACGGTCCTGACGACTATGTGATCAGCCAGAAATACAATTTGGAAATCGCTAACCCGGTAGGGCCGAACGGTTGCTACCTGAGCGGCACGTATCCGGAATTGGACGGCAAATTCGTTTTCAAAGCCAACGACCTGATCGTTGAAATCCTGCGTGAAAAAGGCATGTTGCTGCACGTAGAGAAATTACAGCACAGCTACCCGTGCTGCTGGCGTCATAAGTCGCCGATCATTTTCCGTGCGACGCCGCAATGGTTTGTCAGCATGGATCAGAAAGGCCTGCGTAAGCAGTCGTTGTCTGAAATCAAAGGCGTGCAGTGGATCCCTGATTGGGGTCAGGCGCGTATCGAAGCGATGGTCGCCAACCGTCCTGACTGGTGTATCTCCCGTCAGCGTACCTGGGGCGTACCGATGTCGTTGTTCGTTCATAAAGAGACGGAAGAGCTGCATCCGCGCACCGCTGAGCTGATTGAAGCCGTGGCGAAACGTGTTGAAGCCGACGGCATTCAGGCATGGTGGGATCTCGATCCGGCCGATGTACTGGGCGCAGACGCTGACAACTACGTCAAAGTGCCGGACACACTGGACGTATGGTTTGATTCTGGATCGACGCACGCGTCTGTCGTGGATGTTCGCCCTGAGTTCGGCGGCCATGCGGCGGATATGTATCTGGAAGGGTCTGACCAGCATCGTGGCTGGTTCATGTCTTCCCTGATGATCTCAACGGCGATCAAAGGCAAAGCGCCTTATCGTCAGGTACTGACTCACGGTTTCACCGTTGATGGTCAGGGACGCAAAATGTCCAAGTCGATCGGGAATACCGTGAGTCCGCAGGACGTGATGAATAAGCTGGGTGCTGACATTCTGCGTCTGTGGATCGGTTCAACGGATTACTCTGGTGAAATCGCCGTATCTGATGAGATCCTGAAGCGCTCTGCCGATGCCTACCGTCGTATCCGTAACACCGCGCGTTTCCTGCTGGCGAACCTGAATGGGTTCGATCCACAGAAAGATAGCGTGAAACCAGAAGATATGGTGGTGCTGGATCGCTGGGCGGTTGGCTGTGCGAAAGCCGCGCAGGAAGAGATCCTCGAAGCGTATGAAAGCTATGATTTCCACCGCGTCGTACAACGCCTGATGCAGTTCTGCTCGATCGAGATGGGATCGTTCTATCTGGATATCATTAAAGATCGTCAGTACACGGCAAAAAGCGACAGTGTTGCGCGTCGTAGCTGCCAGACTGCGCTATACCATATCTCAGAAGCGCTGGTACGTTGGATGGCACCGATTATGTCCTTCACTGCGGATGAGATCTGGAATTACCTGCCGGGCGAACGTGCACAGTACGTCTTTACCGAAGAGTGGTATGACGGTCTGTTCTCGCTGGATAGCGCAGAAACCATGAACGATGCGTTCTGGGCGGATATCCTGAAAGTGCGTAGCGAAGTGAACAAAGTCATTGAGCAAGCGCGTCACGACAAGCGCATCGGTGGCTCACTGGAAGCCTCCGTCACGCTGTACGCCGATGCCAATCTGGCGGGCAAGCTGAACCAGCTGCGTCAGGAACTGCATTTCGCGCTGTTGACGTCAAAAGCGCTGGTCGAACGTTATGAAAATGCGCCGGATAGCGCGCAGGCAACGGAACTCACCGGACTGAAAATTGCCTTAAGTGAGGCAGAAGGGCACAAGTGTCCACGCTGCTGGCATTACGAGACGGATATCGGTAGCAATGCCGATCATCCTGAAGTGTGTGGTCGCTGTGCGACTAACGTGGGTGGTAACGGCGAAGAGCGTAAATTTGTCTGA